The following coding sequences lie in one Vigna angularis mitochondrial DNA, complete sequence genomic window:
- the atp9 gene encoding ATPase subunit 9: protein MLEGAKSMGAGAATIASAGAAVGIGNVFSSLIHSVARNPSLAKQLFGYAILGFALTEAIALFALMMAFLILFVF from the coding sequence ATGTTAGAAGGTGCAAAATCAATGGGTGCCGGAGCTGCTACAATTGCTTCAGCGGGAGCTGCTGTAGGTATTGGAAACGTATTCAGTTCATTAATTCATTCCGTGGCAAGAAATCCATCATTGGCAAAACAGTTATTCGGATATGCAATCCTGGGCTTTGCTCTAACCGAGGCTATTGCCTTGTTCGCATTAATGATGGCCTTTTTGATTCTCTTTGTTTTCTAA
- the nad7 gene encoding NADH ehydrogenase subunit 7 encodes MTTRNGQIKNFTSNFGPQHPAAHGVSRSVLEMNGEVVERAEPHIGSLHRGTEKLIEYKTYLQALPYSDRLDYVSTMAQEHAHSSAVERLLNCEVPLRAQYIRVLFREITRISNHLLALTTHAMDVGASTPSLWAFEEREKLLEFYERVSGARMHASFIRPGGVAQDLPLGLCRDIDSFTQQFASRIDELEEMSTGNRIWKQRLVDIGTVTAQQAKDWGFSGVMLRGPGVCWDSRRAAPYDVHDQSDPDVPVGTRGDRYDRYCIRIEEMRQSMRIIWQCPNKIPSGMIKADDRKLCPPSRCRMKLSMESSIHHFELYTEGFSVPAPSTYTAVEAPKGEFGVFLVSNGSNRPYRRKIRAPGSAHSQGLDSMSKHHMPADVVTIIGTQDIVSGEVDR; translated from the exons ATGACGACTAGGAACGGGCAAATCAAAAATTTCACTTCGAATTTCGGACCTCAACATCCTGCTGCTCATGGTGTTTCACGATCAGTATTGGAAATGAACGGAGAAGTGGTGGAACGTGCGGAACCACATATTGGATCACTCCA TAGAGGGACTGAGAAATTAATAGAGTACAAAACTTATCTTCAAGCTTTACCTTATTCTGATCGTTTAGA CTATGTTTCTACGATGGCCCAAGAACACGCTCATTCTTCAGCCGTAGAGAGACTTTTGAATTGCGAGGTACCATTACGAGCTCAATATATACGAGTGTTATTCCGTGAAATAACTCGAATTTCAAATCATTTACTTGCTTTAACTACTCATGCTATGGATGTGGGAGCATCAACTCCGTCCCTGTGGGCTTTTGAGGAGCGGGAGAAATTGTTGGAATTCTATGAAAGAGTCTCGGGAGCCAGGATGCATGCCAGTTTCATACGACCAGGTGGAGTGGCACAAGATCTGCCTCTTGGCTTATGTCGAGATATTGATTCCTTCACACAACAATTTGCTTCTCGTATCGACGAATTAGAAGAGATGTCAACCGGCAACCGTATCTGGAAACAACGATTAGTGGATATTGGTACTGTCACTGCACAGCAAGCAAAGGATTGGGGATTCAGTGGTGTAATGTTAAGAGGTC CAGGGGTATGCTGGGATTCGCGAAGAGCAGCACCTTACGATGTTCATGACCAATCGGATCCTGACGTACCAGTAGGTACCAGAGGAGATCGCTATGATCGTTACTGTATCCGTATTGAAGAGATGCGACAAAGTATGCGGATAATTTGGCAATGTCCTAATAAAATCCCTAGTGGCATGATCAAAGCCGATGATCGTAAGTTATGTCCTCCATCACGATGTCGAATGAAACTATCCATGGAATC CTCAATTCACCATTTCGAACTTTATACAGAAGGTTTTTCCGTACCAGCTCCTTCTACCTATACCGCTGTTGAAGCACCTAAAGGAGAATTTGGTGTCTTTCTGGTCAGTAATGGAAGCAATCGTCCCTACCGTCGTAAAATAAGAGCACCTGGCTCTGCCCATTCACAAGGACTCGATTCTATGTCCAAACATCACATGCCAGCAGATGTGGTCACCATCATAGGTACTCAAGATATTGTGTCTGGAGAGGTGGATAGATAG